In one Rhopalosiphum padi isolate XX-2018 chromosome 3, ASM2088224v1, whole genome shotgun sequence genomic region, the following are encoded:
- the LOC132924032 gene encoding uncharacterized protein LOC132924032, translating to MKIFLEINSVDDCHKLQDDLNSFSAWAESLGLTLNIGKFRSMTFTRSRSPITHLYSLNGSNLIPADSSICDLGFTFTPSLCPRAHIDRVTCKALKILGFVKRISSDFKLSSSLKAIYCALVRPIVEYGSVVWDPQTSDACLQLERVQRKFLCYMKHSLNVYPEKNLPGGANFTVAHHINP from the exons ATGAAGATTTTCCTCGAAATTAACTCTGTCGATGACTGTCACAAACTCCAGGATGATTTAAATAGTTTCTCCGCATGGGCTGAATCTCTCGGTCTCACATTAAATATTGGAAAGTTCCGGTCAATGACATTCACAAGAAGTCGCTCTCCTATTACTCATCTTTACTCATTGAATGGCTCTAATTTGATTCCAGCTGACTCTAGCATCTGTGATCTCGGTTTTACTTTTACTCCCTCTCTTTGTCCTAGAGCTCACATAGACAGAGTTACATGCAAAGCCCTTAAGATATTGGGTTTCGTCAAAAGAATATCTAGTGACTTTAAGCTCTCCTCTTCCCTTAAAGCAATATATTGTGCACTTGTACGTCCAATCGTAGAATACGGCTCAGTTGTATGGGATCCCCAGACAAGTGATGCTTGTCTTCAACTAGAACGAGTTCAGCGGAAATTTTTATGTTACATGAAACATTCTCTTAAC GTTTACCCAGAAAAAAATTTACCTGGGGGTGCAAACTTCACCGTAGCCCATCACATTAATCCATAA
- the LOC132924040 gene encoding SCAN domain-containing protein 3-like, with amino-acid sequence MSRKRKYDDSYIKYGFTEIEVNREIRPQCVICTVVLSNDALKPAKLLRHLHTIHPTLKDQPPEFFEGKCKSLKKMKLGPSGANVALSQQVLTASFEISQLISKSKKAHSIGETLIKPSLLIAANIFGEDAKKKIQNMPLSNNTVKARIGKMSCDIEEQLLGKIKSSPYFALQCDETTDIAQCCQLLVFVRFLDVEDKTIKEELLLSSVLETTSKGIDVMQIISNYFENHDLKWEKLVGFCTDGAPAMLGCRSGLATLVKEKNPSTLTTHCVIHRQALATKTLPEELANVLKLAIKLVNFVKSKALNTRIFKKLCVELDSEYDTLLFHTEVRWLSKENMLKRLYELKEEMKIFLNEKDSELLEKFCDLKFELQFAYLVDIFEHLNNLNLQLQGSGHKTLEFRANIFIFEDKIRAFVCKINLWMNKIENNNYSAFQTFQTLINDDQYADILIEIQHNIKKHLEKLKSEFIRYFPEWNEVNSVQKIIRNPFCAKVEEAPEYLQEAVIELQNDSDCKNMFDSGMNLEEFWCRRATLHIQLREIALRYLVVFSTTYLCEQGFSNLLVIKNKQRNRLDVSDDMRLAISNIHPRIEKLVKEMQPQKSH; translated from the coding sequence ATGTCACGAAAGAGGAAATATGatgatagttatattaaatatggatTCACTGAAATTGAAGTAAATCGAGAAATAAGACCTCAATGTGTGATATGTACTGTTGTGCTTAGTAACGATGCTTTGAAACCAGCAAAGCTACTGCGGCATTTGCATACGATTCATCCTACGCTCAAAGACCAACCACCCGAATTTTTTGAAGGAAAATGTAAAAGCTTAAAGAAAATGAAACTAGGACCAAGTGGGGCAAATGTCGCATTGTCACAGCAAGTGCTAACTGCATCATTTGAAATCTCCCAACTAATCAGTAAGTCAAAAAAAGCACACAGTATCGGCGAAACATTAATTAAGCCTAGCTTGCTAATAGCTGCAAACATTTTCGGAGAAGATGccaagaaaaaaattcaaaatatgccACTGTCCAATAATACAGTAAAGGCACGAATTGGAAAAATGTCATGCGATATCGAAGAGCAACTactaggtaaaataaaaagttcCCCTTACTTCGCTCTTCAATGTGATGAAACTACTGACATTGCGCAATGTTGCCAGTTATTAGTTTTTGTGCGGTTTTTAGACGTTGAGGATAAGACCATAAAAGAAGAGTTATTGCTGTCAAGTGTACTTGAGACAACGTCGAAAGGGATCGATGTAATGCAGatcattagtaattattttgaaaatcatgatCTCAAGTGGGAGAAACTAGTTGGCTTTTGTACGGACGGAGCTCCAGCTATGCTAGGATGTCGTTCAGGTCTTGCAACATTAGTGAAAGAAAAAAATCCGTCAACTTTAACAACACACTGCGTCATTCATCGGCAAGCGTTAGCTACAAAAACATTACCAGAAGAATTAGCTAATGTTTTGAAACTGGCAATAAAGTTAGTGAATTTTGTAAAAAGCAAAGCACTTAACACAcgtattttcaaaaaactttGTGTTGAATTGGACTCCGAATACGACACATTACTTTTTCATACAGAGGTTCGCTGGCTTTCAAAAGAGAATATGCTAAAACGGTTGTATGAACTAAAAGaggaaatgaaaatatttttaaacgagaaGGATTCAGAGTTACTTGAAAAATTTTgtgatttgaaatttgaattacaatttgcttatttagtagatatttttGAGCACTTAAATAACCTTAATTTGCAACTTCAAGGTTCGGGACACAAAACCTTGGAATTTAgagcaaatatttttatttttgaagataAAATTCGCGCATTTGTATGCAAAATTAATCTATGGATGAATAAAAtcgagaataataattattcagcaTTTCAGACATTCCAAACTCTTATTAACGACGATCAATATGCTGATATTTTAATCGAAATtcaacataacataaaaaaacatctggaaaaattaaaatctgaatTTATTCGCTACTTTCCGGAATGGAACGAAGTTAACagtgttcaaaaaataattcgaaACCCTTTTTGTGCAAAAGTTGAAGAAGCCCCAGAATATCTTCAAGAAGCTGTCATCGAACTGCAAAATGACTCTGACTgcaaaaatatgtttgattctGGTATGAACCTTGAGGAATTTTGGTGCAGAAGGGCAACATTACATATTCAACTACGGGAAATTGCCTTACGTTATTTAGTAGTATTTTCAACTACGTATTTGTGTGAACAAGGATTTTCCAATCTACTTGTGATCAAAAATAAACAGAGAAATCGCTTGGACGTAAGTGACGACATGCGTTTAGCCATTAGCAACATTCATCCGAGAATTGAAAAACTGGTCAAAGAAATGCAGCCACAAAAATCACACtaa